One window of Medicago truncatula cultivar Jemalong A17 chromosome 2, MtrunA17r5.0-ANR, whole genome shotgun sequence genomic DNA carries:
- the LOC11417387 gene encoding pumilio homolog 2 → MLSDMGRRPVIGGGNEGSFGDEFEKEIGMLLRDQRRHEVDDHEPELNMYRSGSAPPTVEGSLSAVGGLFGGGSTAAAAVSEFSGNGFGSEEELRSDPAYLQYYYSNVNLNPRLPPPLLSKEDWRFSQRLKGGASAIGGIGDRRKVNGADENGGRAVFATPPGFNNRKRETEVVADEKIRGSAEWGGDGLIGLPGLGLGTKQKSLAEIFQDDMGHNTSVTGFPSRPASRNTFDENVEITSSAEAELAHLRHDSSATDGLRFGSNVQGSPASQNAGPQVSYSYAAALGGSSLSRSTTPDPQHVARAPSPCPTPIGSGRVVAAEKRGITSPDVSGINGSADIASALSGMNLSTDDALEGDNHFPSQVESDVNNYQRYLFGMQGGQDHGKQHAYLKKAESGHMPKTAHSDSGKRSGSGSDMRSPSLDRQVEHQKSAVSPNNLYFNGSPGSPYSGGGGLPAQYQPSDGSNSPFNNYGLSGGYAGNPAVASFMANQLGTGNMPPLFENVAAASAMVSPGMDSRILGGGLPSGVASPSDVHVLSRMGNQIAGGALQSPYVDPMYLQYMRTPEYAAAQLAALNDPSVDRNYLGNSYMNLLELQKAYLGSLLSPQKSQYNVPLGGKSGGSNHHGYYGNPTYGVGLSYPGSPMANSLSTSPVGSGSPIRHNDLNMHFASGMRNVAGVMAPWHLDAVNVDENFASSLLEEFKSNKTKCFELSEISGHVVEFSADQYGSRFIQQKLETATTEEKNMVYQEITPHALALMTDVFGNYVVQKFFEHGLASQRRELANKLYGHVLTLSLQMYGCRVIQKAIEVVDLDQKIKMVQELDGNIMRCVRDQNGNHVIQKCIECVPEDAIDFIISTFFDQVVTLSTHPYGCRVIQRVLEHCENPDTQQKVMDEILGAVSMLAQDQYGNYVVQHVLEHGKPHERSTIIKELAGNIVQMSQQKFASNVVEKCLTFGGPSERLLLVNEMLGTTDENEPLQAMMKDQFANYVVQKVLETCDDQQRELILSRIKVHLNALKKYTYGKHIVARVEKLVAAGERRIAAQSPHTT, encoded by the exons atgttgtctgATATGGGTAGGAGGCCAGTGATTGGTGGTGGTAATGAGGGTTCGTTTGGAgatgaatttgaaaaggaaaTAGGGATGTTGCTTCGCGATCAACGGCGTCATGAGGTTGATGATCATGAACCTGAACTTAATATGTATAGGAGTGGATCAGCTCCTCCAACTGTGGAGGGTTCGTTGAGTGCAGTTGGAGGGTTGTTTGGAGGTGGTTCTACTGCTGCTGCTGCAGTTTCAGAGTTTTCTGGGAATGGTTTTGGTTCTGAAGAAGAGCTTAGGTCTGATCCAGCTTATCTTCAATATTATTACTCTAATGTGAATTTGAATCCCAGACTTCCTCCTCCTTTGCTATCAAAGGAGGATTGGAGGTTTTCGCAGAGACTAAAAGGTGGAGCTTCTGCAATTGGTGGAATTGGAGATAGGAGGAAGGTTAATGGAGCTGATGAGAATGGTGGAAGAGCGGTGTTTGCTACACCTCCGGGTTTTAACAATAGGAAAAGAGAGACTGAGGTTGTGGCTGATGAGAAAATTAGAGGTTCTGCTGAGTGGGGTGGCGATGGACTCATTGGTTTGCCAGGACTAGGTCTTGGGACTAAACAAAAGAGCCTTGCAGAAATTTTTCAG GATGACATGGGACATAACACCTCTGTCACGGGCTTTCCGTCTCGTCCAGCCAGTCGCAACACATTTGATGAAAATGTTGAGATTACATCCTCTGCAGAAGCAGAGCTGGCTCATTTGCGCCATGATTCCTCAGCCACTGATGGTTTGAGATTTGGATCAAATGTTCAGGGGTCACCTGCATCCCAAAATGCTGGTCCACAGGTTTCATATTCTTATGCTGCTGCACTTGGTGGTTCTTCCCTATCACGAAGCACTACTCCTGATCCACAACACGTTGCTAGGGCTCCCAGTCCTTGCCCCACACCTATTGGTAGTGGGAGAGTTGTTGCTGCTGAGAAGAGAGGTATTACCAGTCCTGATGTCTCTGGCATCAATGGGTCTGCAGATATTGCATCTGCATTGTCTGGCATGAATTTGTCAACAGATGACGCGCTAGAAGGTGATAACCATTTCCCATCACAAGTTGAGTCCGATGTTAATAATTATCAAAGATATCTTTTTGGTATGCAAGGTGGTCAGGATCATGGCAAGCAGCACGCATATTTAAAGAAGGCTGAATCAGGACACATGCCGAAAACAGCTCACTCTGATTCAGGTAAGAGAAGTGGAAGCGGGTCAGACATGAGAAGTCCATCCTTGGATAGGCAGGTTGAGCATCAAAAGTCTGCCGTTTCTCCCAACAACTTGTATTTCAATGGATCACCTGGCTCCCCTTATAGTGGTGGAGGTGGTTTGCCTGCACAATACCAGCCTTCAGATGGTTCTAATTCACCATTTAATAACTATGGCCTGAGTGGTGGGTATGCTGGAAATCCTGCTGTGGCATCCTTCATGGCTAACCAACTTGGAACTGGTAATATGCCACCCCTGTTTGAAAACGTTGCTGCAGCATCAGCTATGGTGTCCCCTGGAATGGACTCAAGAATTCTTGGAGGTGGTTTGCCCTCTGGAGTTGCTTCTCCATCTGATGTGCATGTTCTCAGTAGAATGGGAAATCAAATTGCAGGCGGTGCTCTTCAGTCTCCTTATGTTGATCCGATGTATCTTCAGTACATGAGGACACCCGAGTATGCTGCTGCACAACTTGCTGCTCTTAACGACCCATCTGTAGACAGGAATTACTTGGGCAACTCATATATGAATTTACTTGAGCTTCAAAAAGCTTATCTTGGATCTCTGCTTTCACCTCAGAAGTCACAATACAATGTTCCATTGGGTGGTAAATCCGGTGGTTCCAACCATCATGGATATTATGGAAATCCTACATATGGTGTTGGTTTGTCTTATCCAGGAAGTCCAATGGCAAACTCTTTATCCACTTCTCCAGTTGGATCTGGCAGTCCTATTAGGCACAATGACCTGAATATGCATTTTGCTTCTGGAATGAGGAATGTAGCTGGGGTCATGGCACCATGGCACCTAGATGCTGTAAACGTAGATGAAAACTTTGCTTCGTCTCTGTTGGAAGAGTttaaaagcaataaaacaaagtgcTTTGAGCTTTCTGAAATTTCTGGTCATGTTGTTGAATTCAG TGCTGATCAATATGGTAGCCGGTTTATTCAACAAAAGCTTGAAACAGCAACCACTGAAGAAAAGAATATGGTTTATCAGGAAATCACGCCACATGCTCTTGCTTTGATGACTGATGTCTTTGGTAATTATGTGGTTCAGAAG TTTTTTGAGCATGGACTTGCATCCCAGAGAAGAGAGTTGGCCAACAAGCTTTATGGCCATGTTCTGACACTTAGCCTTCAAATGTATGGTTGTCGAGTCATCCAGAAG GCCATAGAAGTTGTTGATCTGGACCAGAAGATTAAAATGGTTCAAGAGCTTGATGGTAATATCATGCGCTGTGTACGAGATCAGAATGGTAACCATGTCATTCAGAAGTGTATTGAATGCGTACCTGAAGATGCAATTGATTTTATTATCTCAACTTTTTTTGATCAAGTTGTGACACTATCTACCCATCCATATGGTTGCCGGGTGATACAG AGAGTATTGGAGCACTGTGAAAATCCTGACACACAACAAAAAGTTATGGATGAGATTTTAGGAGCAGTTAGCATGTTAGCCCAGGATCAGTATGGCAACTATGTTGTCCAG CATGTGCTTGAGCATGGGAAACCTCATGAGCGCTCTACAATCATCAAGGAATTAGCAGGCAATATAGTTCAAATGAGCCAGCAGAAGTTTGCCTCTAATGTTGTGGAGAAGTGTTTGACCTTTGGAGGTCCTTCTGAACGCCTATTGCTTGTAAATGAGATGCTTGGAACTACGGATGAAAATGAGCCTCTTCAG GCAATGATGAAAGATCAGTTTGCTAATTATGTTGTACAAAAGGTGCTGGAGACTTGTGATGACCAACAACGTGAGCTAATTCTTTCTCGAATTAAAGTTCATTTGAATGCATTGAAAAAGTACACCTATGGGAAACACATTGTCGCTCGTGTAGAGAAACTTGTTGCTGCCGGAG AGAGGAGAATTGCTGCTCAGTCTCCTCATACTACTTAG